In Armatimonadota bacterium, the sequence TGGCCGCCACCGCGATCACCTTGCCGCCTGGATGCACGGCCAGGTCGGAGAGCCGCTGTTCGTAGGGAATCGTGCCCGCCTGGATGGTCTGGCCGGACGACACGAGGAAGGTCCCGTCCGCCTGTGGCCCCATATGAACCACCGATTTGATCGCCTGATACGTGAGCGCCGACGCCGCGAGTCCCGCCAGTGCGATCGCGATTCCCTTTTTCATGAGGAAATGTTACGCCCTCAGGAAGGCGAAGTTCCATCTTTGGACCGTTCTGTTAACGCATAATCCCGGATTCTTGCCGCCTCACCATCGATGAAAGCTCGGTAGGCATCGGGGTAGACAAAGAAAAGGTGCCGCTGGTCAGATTTGGCCAACTGCGAGCACAACTGCTCTCTTCCAACTGCCGCATCGGTCCTTAGATTGAAGATCGAAGGAGTCCAGTCGCCGATGAAATTGACCCCGATCCGGTCTCCTCGCTCTCCCAAGAACCCCTTGAGAACCGCTGATGTTCCGTCATCGAGACTGACCTCCCAAGCAGTGTCTTCAAATACCATGTGCATTCGCTCGACCTCTGCGTGCTCATTTTCGATCACTTTGCGCAAATCGCTCGCTTCTTCGCCCAACCAATTGGCAAACCAAGCGACGGCACAAAGGAGTGCTAGGGGAGCGGCCACTTCGTACAGGACCATCTGATAGACGACGGCAAGCGCGATAACCGCGACGGAGACCGAGAAAAGCCCGAGATGCCGGTACAACCGAACCCGGCGAGCCGACTTCAATCGATTCCGATGGATCTGCCATGCATTCGTGGTCGGGAAAACCCGTACGATCGTCCCCATAATCGATCGGTCCACACCGTTCATGTCTCAGGAATTACCCGACTGGCCTCAGCGCCGTTTCAAACCAGCGCCATTTTTTGGTTTTCGATTCTGATCCTTTTGGGATCGGAGTTCGCCCATCCATCACTTACTAATTCGTTGGCATTAGCCTGCGGTACGAGGTGCAAACAAGGGCCCGACGAGAGATGATGGCGAAAACATGGACATTACACCGTTCGAGTGGCGTGATGTAACATCGCAATTCTCGGATTACGGTTCACTGTTTGCGGCTAGAAGCTCAACGACCTACTTCGCTGCCCACAAGAATCCGCGTCGCATCAGCTCTCGCGGGACCTCGGCTTCCAAGATGTCGCAATGGTGCCCGAGGGCGTTATAGAACACCCGCCCCTTGCCATACATCTTCGTGTACACCTGCGGCATCTTGCACGGATTCGCCGTGTGCGGCCCATCCGCTCCGGGAGTCGGGAAATCGCACGTCGCCAGCACGTTCACGCCCGGATCGACGTGCAGGTAGTACTGCTCCGAAGCCACTTCGAAGTCCGGCAGACCCTCGGTGATCTCGTGGGGATTGGCCCGATTGAGATGGATCGTGTACTTCACGCCGTCGTTGCCAGGGTGAGAAACCCACTGCGAGCCGGTCATAAACTGCCATTCGGTATTGGCCCGAAACGCATCGCACATGCCGCCGTGGCAACCGGCCATGCCGATGCCGTGCTCGGCAACCGCCTTCCGCACCGGCTCGAACTGCTCGTTCGAAATCTCGCTCATTGTGATGACCGGAACCAGAAGATTCTGAGCGAAAACCAACGACTCATCGGCGAAGGAATCCATCGTGTTCGAGATCGTCACTGCGAACCCTTCGGCACCAAGAATTTCGCCGAAGAAGTGGGCCACCTTTTCCGGCTCGTGGCCGTCCCAACCACCCCAAACGATCAGCGCATTCTTAGTTGACATGCTAGGAATTATGATCGGCGTTGCAACTTTTACGAAACGGTAGCCGGTAACTTAACAGGAAACCCACACAAGATCGATCTTGGGGGAATTTCGTTCCTATGACATCATTATCAGTTCTGGCTATCGCGTCAACCCTGATGCACGCGCAGACTCAAACCATCGAACCGCGCTTGCTCCGCCAGCCCGATATCCACGGAGACACCATTGTTTTCCTGTATGCGGGCGACCTGTGGGCATCCTCTACGCAAGATGGATCAGTCGCGCGAAAAATCGCCTCAGACGTTGGCTCGCGCCTCGGAAATCCGGCTAGCAGCCCCTACACTCGACCTCAAATCTCGCCTGATGGCAAGCTCGTCGCGTTCACCGGAACGTTTGACGGCGCTGCCAACATTTATGTCGTTCCCATCGGAGGCGGCGAGCCAAAGCGCGTCACCTACAGCAACGGCACCGACCAAGCCCTCGGCTGGACGCCGGACGGCAAGATCGCCTTTGCCACCAGCGAAGGCGTGCCCTATCTCGGCCGCCAGTCCAAGCTGATGCTCGTCAGCCCTAAGGGCGGCGTCCCCGAGGACACGCCGGTGAAGGAGATCGCCACCGTATCCTTCTTCCCCGACGGCCACACCATCGCCTACAACCGCGTCAACAGCTTCCTCTTCAACTGGCGACGGTACCGAGGCGGCACGCAGGGTCGAGTTTCGATCTACGACATGAAGACCAACAAGTACGAAGAATTGCCCGCCAAGCGCGAGCAGGCGTACTACCCGATGGTCGTCGGCGACTCGATCTATTACATCTCCGACCGCGCCAACGGCACGCTGAACCTGTACAAGCACTCGGGCAACAAGGAAACCCAGCTCACCAAGTTCGACGACGCCGACATCCGCTGGCCCAACACCGATGGTCAGAACATCGTCTACGAACGCGACGGCTACCTGTACGAGTACTCGCTGAAGTCGGACAGCGCGAAGAAGATCGACATCCGCATTCCTTCTGAAAACCTGGCCGCCCGCCCGGCGCTCAAGAATCTGGTGCCATACATCACTGACTTCTCCCTCTCGCCTTCGGGCGTCCGTCTGACGGTCGCGGCGCGCGGTGAAGTCTTCTCGGTTCCTGTCAAGTCGGGTCCGACGCGAAACATGACGAACTCCAGCGGCTCCCGCGAAAAGAACGTCGATTGGTCGCCGGATGGCAAGCTGGTCTCCTACCTCAGCGACAAATCCGGCGAATGGGAGCTCTACACGCAGGATCAACTCGGTGGCGACGAAACCAAACTGACCGACGGCTCGGTGAAGATCGACGGCTACACGTGGTCGCCCGATGGAAAGAAGATTGCCCTCTTCGGCCCGACGACGACGGTCAGCATCCTCGACGTCGATACCAAGAAGATTTCGACCGTAGACGACCTGCCGTACGGCGGAGGCGGATTCAGCTTCTCGAACGACGGCAAGTGGCTCGCCTACGCCAAGGGCCGCGATGGCGGCTACAAGGCCATCTACATCTACGAAATCGCCACCGGCAAGAAGACCAAGGTCACCGAAGGCTTCTTCGATGACAGCGACGTCTGCTTCGACAAGGACAGCAAGTGGCTGTTCTTCTCCTCCAGCCGCGAGTTCGCTCCGACGTTTGGGCGACTGGAATTCAGCCTCAAGGTCGATGAGACCGAGCGGCTGTACGCCGCTTCGCTCAGCGCCGACACCCCGAACCCGTTCCTGGTGAAGGACGACGAAGAGCCGACCAAGAAGGGTGAGAAGAAGGATGACGACAAGCCGAAGGATTCGCCGGTCGATCTCGAGGGCATCGAGAAGCGCGTCATGGTCCTGCCGATGGACGTCGGCGCTTATGGGAACCTAACCTCGGCCGACAACGGATTCTTCTACGTCACCGACGGCACCCTGTACCAGTACACGATGGGCGCAAAACAGCCGGTGGCTATCTACGAGCACATCGGACCGTTCACCATGAACGCCTCGCACACCAAGCTGGCGGCCATGGTTCCGGGACGCGGAATCCAGGTCCTGACCATTCAGCCGGGCCTCAACGCCCAGCAAGGCCACGTCGACCTCGGCAACGTCGAAGCCGTCATCGATCCCCGCGCGGAGTGGCATGATATTCTCGTCGATGCCTGGCGCTACGAGCGAGACAACTTCTACGACCCGAAGATGGCCGGTAACGACTGGGACGCAGTTCTCAAGCGATACGAGGGCTACCTGAAATGGGTAAACCACCGAACCGACCTTAGCTATATCCTCGGCATGATGATTGGCGAACTCGGCACGGGCCACGCCTACGTCCAAGGACGCGGCGACATTGGTACGGCCGGTCTCATCCGCACTCAGGTCGGCACCCTCTGCGCCGACTACGAAATCAAGGGCGACCACGTAGCGTTCAAGAACATTCTTCGAGGGTCCAATGACTTCGAGGAGTATCAAACGCCGCTCGGCATGCCTGGCGTCGATGTTCAGAACGGCGACTACCTGCTCGCGATCGACGGTAAGACCGTCACCGCCGACACGAATCCGAACGAATTCCTCGTCGGCAAGGTTGGCAAGGTCGTGACGCTCACCGTCAACTCGGTTCCATCGATGTCCGGCGCTCGCGACGTCTACGTCAAGCCGGCTGGCTCCGACATGATGGCTCGCTACTATGAGTTCATCGAGAACAATCGCAAGTTGGTCTCTAAGCTCTCTGGCGGGCGAATCGGCTACATGCACATCCAAAACACGGCGGCGCAGGGAGCTAGCGACTTCGTTCGCGGTTTCTACTCGCAGACCGACAAGGATGCGATGATCGTGGACGAGCGATGGAACGGCGGTGGCTATATCCAGCCATGGTTCGTGGACACCCTGTCTCGCCACAAGAAGGCGATGATCGAGCCGCGATACGGCGCGCACCAACCGGAAGAGCCGGTAATCGAAGGCCCCATGTGCCTCATGATCAACCAGTACGCCGGATCGGGTGGCGACTTCTTCCCCTACATGTTCCGACAGGCCAAGCGCGGTCCGCTCATCGGAAAGCGAACCTGGGGCGGCCTCGTTGGCATCAACGGTGGATACACGCTGGTCGATGGCGGCAACCTCACGGCGCCGACTTTCGCGATCTATAACCCGGACACCGGCGACATCATTGCCGAGAACCAGGGCATCGATCCCGACATCGACGTGGATATGCGCCCCGACCTCGTGGCCGACGGACAAGATCCCCAGCTCGAAGCGGCGGTCAAGTACCTGATGGATCAGCTC encodes:
- a CDS encoding DUF5050 domain-containing protein is translated as MTSLSVLAIASTLMHAQTQTIEPRLLRQPDIHGDTIVFLYAGDLWASSTQDGSVARKIASDVGSRLGNPASSPYTRPQISPDGKLVAFTGTFDGAANIYVVPIGGGEPKRVTYSNGTDQALGWTPDGKIAFATSEGVPYLGRQSKLMLVSPKGGVPEDTPVKEIATVSFFPDGHTIAYNRVNSFLFNWRRYRGGTQGRVSIYDMKTNKYEELPAKREQAYYPMVVGDSIYYISDRANGTLNLYKHSGNKETQLTKFDDADIRWPNTDGQNIVYERDGYLYEYSLKSDSAKKIDIRIPSENLAARPALKNLVPYITDFSLSPSGVRLTVAARGEVFSVPVKSGPTRNMTNSSGSREKNVDWSPDGKLVSYLSDKSGEWELYTQDQLGGDETKLTDGSVKIDGYTWSPDGKKIALFGPTTTVSILDVDTKKISTVDDLPYGGGGFSFSNDGKWLAYAKGRDGGYKAIYIYEIATGKKTKVTEGFFDDSDVCFDKDSKWLFFSSSREFAPTFGRLEFSLKVDETERLYAASLSADTPNPFLVKDDEEPTKKGEKKDDDKPKDSPVDLEGIEKRVMVLPMDVGAYGNLTSADNGFFYVTDGTLYQYTMGAKQPVAIYEHIGPFTMNASHTKLAAMVPGRGIQVLTIQPGLNAQQGHVDLGNVEAVIDPRAEWHDILVDAWRYERDNFYDPKMAGNDWDAVLKRYEGYLKWVNHRTDLSYILGMMIGELGTGHAYVQGRGDIGTAGLIRTQVGTLCADYEIKGDHVAFKNILRGSNDFEEYQTPLGMPGVDVQNGDYLLAIDGKTVTADTNPNEFLVGKVGKVVTLTVNSVPSMSGARDVYVKPAGSDMMARYYEFIENNRKLVSKLSGGRIGYMHIQNTAAQGASDFVRGFYSQTDKDAMIVDERWNGGGYIQPWFVDTLSRHKKAMIEPRYGAHQPEEPVIEGPMCLMINQYAGSGGDFFPYMFRQAKRGPLIGKRTWGGLVGINGGYTLVDGGNLTAPTFAIYNPDTGDIIAENQGIDPDIDVDMRPDLVADGQDPQLEAAVKYLMDQLAKMPPKKKDVDIPKVGKNGKINP